In Proteus vulgaris, one DNA window encodes the following:
- a CDS encoding AAA family ATPase, translated as MFTPQEIDQHTQSLIQLIANADQAITDENFEYLMNFYTENGTLVVKDDLHVSGKPSLKKAFMAIAGFFNHSLQVSQGKVKVIFGEDCALVLAQTLLSANMPNEGKFNTVREATYVFKLINDQWLCVIDNSYGTDLLKPSPNVRLHFFCGKIASGKSTLAKSLSKSPKTVLINEDEWLSQLYPNQIKTVTDYIEKSELIKGLLSKHIVALLSAGNTVIMDFPANTPKQRQWLKSLADNANMPYLFHVLKVENTECKKRLSLRNQSDENPFKTTNEEFDFITEHFSYPDAKELLVIKEYQ; from the coding sequence ATGTTTACTCCACAAGAAATTGATCAACATACCCAATCACTAATACAACTAATTGCAAATGCAGACCAAGCTATCACTGACGAAAATTTTGAGTATCTCATGAATTTTTATACTGAAAATGGCACGTTGGTAGTTAAAGATGATTTGCATGTTTCTGGTAAGCCTTCACTAAAAAAAGCATTTATGGCGATCGCTGGATTTTTTAATCACTCATTACAAGTCTCTCAAGGAAAAGTAAAAGTTATTTTTGGTGAAGATTGTGCTCTCGTTTTAGCGCAAACACTTTTAAGTGCAAATATGCCAAATGAAGGAAAATTTAATACAGTAAGAGAAGCGACTTATGTTTTTAAACTTATTAATGATCAATGGCTCTGTGTTATCGATAACTCATATGGTACTGATTTATTAAAACCATCTCCTAATGTTCGTTTACATTTTTTCTGTGGAAAAATTGCTTCAGGTAAATCCACGTTAGCCAAATCTCTTTCTAAATCTCCCAAAACGGTATTAATCAATGAAGATGAATGGTTATCACAACTTTATCCAAATCAAATAAAAACAGTGACTGACTATATTGAAAAAAGTGAGTTAATAAAGGGGCTATTGAGCAAACATATTGTAGCTCTTCTTAGCGCTGGAAATACCGTTATTATGGATTTTCCTGCTAATACGCCTAAACAAAGGCAATGGCTAAAATCATTAGCTGATAATGCGAATATGCCTTATTTATTTCATGTTTTGAAAGTAGAAAATACTGAGTGCAAAAAACGATTATCTTTACGTAATCAATCTGACGAAAACCCGTTTAAAACAACAAATGAAGAGTTCGATTTTATCACAGAGCATTTTTCGTACCCTGATGCTAAAGAGCTATTAGTGATAAAAGAATATCAGTAA
- the mlaA gene encoding phospholipid-binding lipoprotein MlaA, whose translation MKYRLCGVALSVALLSGCASTPNNGEGRSDPLEGFNRQMFDFNYYVLDPYILRPVAVVWRDYVPPPARNGLSNFLGNLEEPASMLNSVLRGDFEKGAKHFGRFWINTVFGMGGLIDVAGMSKETMEKEVPMRFGSTLGHYGMDYGPYVVVPGYGSFTVREEGGDWADLTYPMLSYLTFWMSAGKWALEGIETRAQLLDSDAILQNSSDPYLMMREAYFQSNDFQAGTVKENPNAKAIEDDLDSID comes from the coding sequence ATGAAGTATCGCCTGTGCGGTGTTGCTCTTTCAGTCGCCTTACTTTCAGGATGTGCAAGTACCCCTAATAATGGGGAGGGGCGCTCTGACCCATTGGAAGGGTTTAACCGCCAGATGTTTGATTTTAACTACTATGTTTTAGACCCTTATATCCTACGTCCCGTTGCTGTTGTTTGGCGTGACTATGTACCGCCACCAGCAAGAAATGGCTTATCTAATTTTCTCGGTAACTTAGAAGAGCCTGCTAGTATGTTAAATAGTGTGTTGCGTGGCGATTTTGAAAAGGGAGCAAAACATTTTGGTCGTTTTTGGATCAATACAGTCTTTGGTATGGGTGGCTTAATTGATGTTGCTGGTATGTCCAAAGAAACAATGGAAAAAGAAGTTCCAATGCGATTTGGTAGTACGTTAGGTCATTATGGTATGGATTATGGCCCTTATGTGGTTGTACCGGGCTATGGTAGCTTTACTGTCCGTGAAGAGGGTGGTGATTGGGCTGACTTAACGTATCCAATGTTGAGCTATTTAACGTTTTGGATGTCAGCAGGTAAATGGGCATTAGAAGGCATTGAAACGCGTGCACAATTGCTCGATTCCGATGCTATTTTACAAAACTCGTCTGATCCTTACTTAATGATGCGTGAAGCTTACTTCCAGAGTAATGACTTCCAAGCTGGCACGGTAAAAGAGAACCCTAACGCGAAAGCAATTGAAGATGATTTG
- a CDS encoding 4Fe-4S dicluster domain-containing protein: MNNNDKQFVMLHDEKRCIGCQACTVACKVINDIPEGFSRLQVQIQGPHNDEAGDPHYQFFRVSCQHCEDAPCVSVCPTGASFIDENGIVQVKKELCIGCDYCVGACPYHVRYINPMTHIADKCNFCSDTRLAEGELPACVTVCPTDALAFGRIDSPEIQAWIKQKSVYQYQLDNVGKPSLFRRKEIHQGDKA; this comes from the coding sequence ATGAACAATAATGATAAACAATTTGTCATGCTACATGATGAAAAACGTTGCATTGGGTGTCAGGCCTGTACTGTTGCGTGTAAAGTCATCAATGACATTCCTGAAGGTTTCAGCCGACTTCAAGTTCAAATTCAAGGCCCACACAATGATGAGGCGGGTGACCCACATTATCAATTTTTTCGTGTGTCATGTCAGCACTGTGAAGATGCACCTTGTGTTTCTGTTTGCCCAACTGGAGCCTCTTTTATTGATGAAAATGGCATCGTACAGGTGAAAAAAGAGTTGTGTATTGGCTGTGATTATTGTGTTGGAGCATGCCCTTACCATGTTCGTTATATCAACCCGATGACACACATCGCAGATAAATGTAATTTCTGCTCTGATACTCGATTAGCTGAGGGTGAATTACCTGCGTGTGTAACAGTATGCCCAACAGATGCACTTGCTTTTGGTCGTATCGACTCACCTGAAATTCAGGCTTGGATCAAACAAAAATCCGTTTATCAATACCAATTAGATAATGTCGGAAAACCAAGTTTATTCCGTCGTAAAGAAATCCATCAGGGGGATAAAGCATGA
- the phsC gene encoding thiosulfate reductase cytochrome B subunit has product MTSIWGAELHYTPDYWPVWLMAAGLLIVAMIAILVIHGLLRYALAPKQSGHYEEERVYLYSKAIRFWHWGNALLFILLLLSGFLGHFSIGNVTSMVLLHKICGFVLIAFWVGFILINLTTSNGVHYKVRFSGLIGRCIKQARFYLYGIMKGEPHPFAATETDKFNPLQQLAYLGVMFGLVPLLLVTGLLCLYPEVLGYGYWMLKAHLVLGIVALMFICAHFYLCTLGDTFTQTFRSMVDGHHRHQKHDTHGSVTKKAEH; this is encoded by the coding sequence ATGACTAGTATCTGGGGAGCAGAACTCCATTATACGCCAGATTATTGGCCTGTATGGTTAATGGCGGCAGGTTTATTAATCGTTGCCATGATAGCAATTTTGGTTATTCATGGCTTACTACGCTATGCCCTTGCACCAAAACAGTCTGGTCATTACGAAGAAGAACGTGTTTATTTATATTCTAAAGCGATCCGTTTTTGGCACTGGGGTAATGCTTTACTGTTTATCCTATTATTACTAAGTGGCTTTTTAGGGCATTTCTCTATCGGAAATGTCACTTCAATGGTGCTATTACATAAAATCTGTGGTTTCGTACTTATCGCGTTCTGGGTTGGTTTTATTCTTATCAATCTAACAACCAGTAACGGCGTACATTACAAAGTAAGATTTAGTGGATTAATTGGGCGTTGTATCAAACAAGCTCGCTTTTACCTCTATGGCATAATGAAAGGTGAGCCTCATCCTTTTGCTGCAACTGAAACTGATAAGTTTAACCCTCTTCAACAACTGGCTTACTTAGGCGTGATGTTTGGTTTAGTGCCACTGTTACTTGTTACTGGATTATTATGTTTATATCCAGAAGTACTTGGCTATGGCTATTGGATGTTAAAAGCACACTTAGTCTTGGGTATTGTGGCATTAATGTTTATTTGTGCTCACTTCTATTTATGTACATTAGGTGACACTTTTACACAGACATTCCGCAGTATGGTTGATGGTCATCATCGCCACCAAAAACATGATACTCATGGTTCAGTAACTAAAAAAGCAGAGCATTAA
- the phsA gene encoding thiosulfate reductase PhsA has protein sequence MSISRRSFIKGMGIGCVGCTVSSLPPGALAFNPVDSLKGQSTLTPSLCEMCSYRCPIEAQVVNNKTVFIQGNRNAEHQSSRVCARGGSGVSLVNDPNRIVKPMKHKGPRGAGEWEVISWEQAYKEIAEKMNAIKQSYGAESISFSSKSGSLSSHLFHLAAAFGSPNTFTHASTCPAGKAIAASVMMGGDLAMDLANSKYILSFGHNLYEGIEVAETHELMTAQERGAKLVSFDPRLSVVSSKADEWFAIRPGGDLPVLMAMCHILIKEDLYDKEFVEKFTVGFPQLKEVLQDTTPEWAQAHSDVPAQDIARIAREIAAKAPHALIMPGHRATFNKEEINMRRMIFTFNALLGNIEREGGMYQKKAAAKYNKLAGINVAPELAKPSVKGMPEITAKRIDATAPQFKYINKGGGIVQSIIDSTLEGVPYQTKAWIMSRHNPFQTVSCRPELEKAAQKLDLIVSCDVYLSESAAYADYLLPECTYLERDEEVADVSGLNPAYALRQQVVEPIGDTKPSWLIWMELGKKLGLEAYFPWENMGVRQLYQVNGSEALYKEMHKKGYVSYGIPLLLREPSYVKAFVEQYPEAIKHVDSNNTMEKALSFKSPSGLIEIYSEELESRLENYGIPRFHNFPLKEKDELYFIQGKVAVHTNGATQYVPLLAELMWENPVWLHPETAKNHGIKHGDEIILENSIGKEKAHALITEGIRPDTVFVYMGSGAKAGAKTAATTTGVHCGNLLPHEISPVSGTDVHTSGVRISRA, from the coding sequence ATGAGTATTAGTCGTCGTTCTTTCATTAAGGGGATGGGGATAGGATGTGTGGGTTGTACCGTAAGTAGTTTACCACCGGGTGCACTTGCATTTAATCCTGTAGATTCTCTTAAGGGTCAGTCAACATTAACACCTAGTCTATGTGAGATGTGCTCTTATCGTTGTCCTATAGAAGCTCAGGTTGTTAACAATAAAACTGTATTTATCCAAGGAAACAGAAACGCAGAGCATCAAAGTAGCCGAGTTTGTGCCAGAGGTGGAAGTGGCGTTAGCCTCGTTAACGATCCAAATCGTATTGTCAAACCGATGAAACACAAAGGCCCTAGAGGTGCAGGTGAATGGGAAGTCATAAGCTGGGAACAAGCCTATAAAGAAATAGCTGAAAAGATGAATGCCATAAAACAAAGCTATGGCGCAGAGAGTATTTCATTTTCTTCAAAATCAGGCTCACTCTCCTCTCATTTATTCCATCTTGCCGCAGCCTTTGGCTCACCAAATACGTTTACACATGCATCAACCTGCCCAGCAGGTAAAGCCATTGCTGCATCCGTTATGATGGGTGGCGATCTGGCAATGGATTTAGCAAATTCAAAATATATTCTTTCTTTTGGTCATAACCTGTATGAAGGTATTGAAGTTGCTGAAACGCATGAACTGATGACAGCACAAGAACGTGGTGCAAAATTAGTCAGTTTTGATCCTCGTTTATCTGTCGTTTCAAGTAAAGCAGACGAGTGGTTCGCAATCCGCCCTGGCGGTGATTTGCCTGTTCTAATGGCAATGTGTCACATCTTAATTAAAGAAGATCTCTACGATAAAGAATTTGTTGAGAAATTTACGGTAGGTTTCCCACAATTAAAAGAGGTTCTACAAGATACAACTCCTGAATGGGCTCAAGCGCACTCAGATGTTCCCGCTCAAGATATTGCTCGTATCGCCAGAGAAATTGCAGCAAAAGCCCCTCATGCACTGATTATGCCTGGTCACCGCGCAACCTTTAATAAAGAAGAGATCAATATGCGCAGAATGATCTTCACCTTCAATGCCTTATTAGGCAACATTGAACGTGAAGGGGGGATGTATCAGAAAAAAGCAGCAGCAAAATACAATAAATTAGCAGGTATTAATGTTGCTCCTGAATTGGCAAAACCAAGTGTCAAAGGTATGCCTGAAATTACCGCAAAACGCATTGATGCAACAGCACCTCAATTTAAATATATCAATAAAGGTGGCGGTATTGTTCAATCAATTATCGACTCAACATTAGAAGGCGTACCGTATCAAACAAAAGCATGGATTATGTCTCGTCATAACCCATTCCAAACAGTCAGTTGCCGTCCTGAGCTAGAAAAAGCAGCACAGAAGTTGGACTTAATTGTCAGTTGTGATGTGTATTTAAGCGAAAGTGCCGCTTATGCCGATTATTTATTACCTGAATGTACCTACTTGGAACGTGATGAAGAAGTTGCTGATGTATCAGGTTTAAATCCTGCATATGCGTTAAGACAACAAGTGGTTGAACCTATCGGTGATACTAAGCCAAGTTGGTTAATTTGGATGGAATTAGGTAAAAAACTGGGATTAGAAGCCTATTTCCCTTGGGAAAACATGGGAGTAAGACAGCTTTATCAAGTTAATGGTAGCGAAGCACTATACAAAGAGATGCATAAAAAAGGCTATGTATCCTATGGTATTCCACTATTGTTACGCGAACCTTCTTATGTAAAAGCTTTTGTTGAGCAATATCCAGAAGCCATCAAACATGTTGATAGCAATAACACAATGGAAAAAGCGCTATCATTTAAATCACCAAGTGGCTTAATTGAAATCTACTCTGAAGAGTTAGAAAGCCGTTTAGAAAATTACGGTATTCCACGCTTCCACAACTTCCCATTAAAAGAAAAAGACGAGCTTTATTTTATTCAAGGTAAAGTCGCCGTTCATACTAATGGTGCAACACAATATGTGCCGTTATTAGCTGAATTAATGTGGGAAAACCCAGTTTGGCTTCATCCAGAAACAGCAAAAAATCATGGTATTAAACATGGTGATGAAATCATTCTGGAAAACAGTATAGGTAAAGAAAAAGCACACGCTTTAATCACTGAAGGCATTCGCCCTGACACTGTATTTGTTTATATGGGTTCGGGTGCTAAAGCAGGTGCAAAAACAGCAGCGACTACAACAGGTGTTCACTGTGGCAACTTATTACCTCATGAAATTAGTCCTGTATCGGGTACTGATGTGCATACATCAGGTGTCAGAATTAGTCGGGCTTAA
- a CDS encoding GDCCVxC domain-containing (seleno)protein: MLKDACQWFYKCTHCHTLLKSLEGGCCVFYSYRTVSCLPIQEEKLSEKLSYCCQNENK, translated from the coding sequence ATGCTAAAAGATGCTTGCCAATGGTTTTATAAATGCACTCATTGTCATACTTTATTAAAATCTCTTGAAGGAGGTTGCTGTGTATTTTATTCTTATAGAACAGTCTCTTGCCTGCCTATTCAAGAGGAGAAATTATCTGAAAAATTATCATATTGCTGCCAAAATGAGAATAAGTAA
- a CDS encoding AraC family transcriptional regulator, with product MRNIDINSVDHLPREILALGSDYPYDTLLEAHHHRRAQFLYAPNGVMKVKTEDGQWIVLPYSGVWIPAEKIHQVLMLGSSTYSLYIEPNKVPRYSEYCEVLQVSPLLHQLLLSANQLPLLYDLGGRDSALLTLLCHELAQAKPLPYFTPLPRHALLDALCTKFMSQPSIRTTPEMWAEKLNKSLRTFTRLFHKETGLSFREWRQKACLMYALTALKKGHSVTEIALELGYENPSAFSAMFNKEMGYSPKLFLKQLKEF from the coding sequence ATGCGTAATATCGATATTAACAGTGTGGATCATCTTCCTCGTGAAATTTTGGCATTAGGCTCTGATTATCCTTATGACACATTACTTGAAGCACATCATCATCGGCGAGCTCAATTTTTATATGCACCCAATGGTGTAATGAAAGTCAAAACAGAAGATGGCCAATGGATTGTATTACCTTACAGTGGTGTGTGGATCCCTGCTGAAAAAATACATCAAGTATTAATGTTGGGTAGTAGCACTTATAGTCTCTACATTGAGCCGAATAAAGTACCTCGTTATTCGGAATATTGTGAGGTTTTGCAGGTTTCTCCTTTGCTTCATCAGCTATTACTTTCAGCAAATCAACTTCCTTTGCTTTATGATTTAGGTGGGAGAGATAGCGCTTTATTAACGTTACTTTGTCATGAGTTAGCTCAGGCTAAACCATTACCTTATTTTACACCTTTGCCCCGGCATGCTTTATTAGATGCGTTATGCACTAAATTTATGTCACAACCAAGTATTCGTACTACGCCAGAAATGTGGGCTGAGAAGTTAAATAAGAGCCTACGCACTTTTACGCGTTTATTTCATAAGGAAACAGGGCTTTCTTTTCGAGAATGGCGTCAAAAAGCGTGTTTAATGTATGCACTAACGGCGTTAAAGAAAGGTCATTCAGTCACTGAAATTGCTTTAGAATTAGGGTATGAGAATCCGAGTGCCTTTAGTGCGATGTTTAATAAAGAGATGGGATATTCACCGAAATTGTTTTTAAAGCAATTGAAAGAATTTTAG
- a CDS encoding fused DSP-PTPase phosphatase/NAD kinase-like protein, with protein sequence MEIKSINDIRYLKFLFIAYFFLLIGCNSRPTDIPVPPENFYQVSEKIYRSGQPTPGEMKWLEAQGIKTIINLREYHSDSDDVKNTQLEAFQVKMNAGRITDEDIIAVLRKINSSSGPVLVHCWHGSDRTGTVIAMYRLIFENWTKEQAITELRKKEYGYHELFFPNIVQYLEEVDISVIKQQVFD encoded by the coding sequence ATGGAAATAAAATCAATTAATGATATTCGCTATTTGAAGTTTTTATTTATTGCTTATTTTTTTCTGCTGATAGGATGTAATTCAAGGCCAACTGATATTCCTGTACCGCCTGAAAATTTTTATCAAGTTTCAGAAAAAATTTATCGTTCAGGACAACCAACGCCGGGCGAAATGAAATGGTTGGAAGCTCAAGGTATAAAAACGATTATTAATTTACGTGAATATCATAGTGATAGTGATGATGTAAAGAATACGCAATTAGAAGCTTTTCAAGTAAAAATGAACGCAGGTAGAATAACTGATGAGGATATTATTGCGGTATTGCGTAAAATAAACAGTTCGTCTGGACCAGTATTAGTACATTGCTGGCATGGTAGTGATCGTACAGGAACAGTCATAGCAATGTATCGGTTAATCTTTGAAAATTGGACAAAAGAGCAAGCAATTACTGAATTAAGAAAAAAAGAGTATGGATATCACGAGCTTTTTTTCCCTAATATTGTTCAATATTTAGAAGAAGTGGATATTTCAGTAATAAAACAACAAGTATTCGATTAG
- a CDS encoding sulfite exporter TauE/SafE family protein, giving the protein MTLWLISFGLISGITTWLFGFGGGFVTVPLLYTLILTLWGINSLPAEHAMQIAVATSALIMLFSATVTTIKHHKAKRLDWHIMFILFIGIAFGGILGALLALTVEGTWIKWIFIGYLFITILDCYFRPGFMAPTYHTKKVTKGRETINGVVIGIIAAFLGVGGSVMTVPLLRRRGTPMAQSAAMANALTLPLALTATFTYIALSFTSPLNSESGFIGYIWLKAAFILICSTWIGLKISERFLSRIPDKWHARVYPLLLSLVLIVMLF; this is encoded by the coding sequence ATGACACTCTGGCTGATTTCTTTTGGTTTAATTTCAGGTATCACAACATGGCTATTTGGCTTTGGCGGTGGTTTTGTCACAGTTCCCTTACTCTATACACTTATTCTGACACTCTGGGGAATAAACAGCTTACCTGCTGAGCATGCAATGCAAATAGCTGTTGCAACCTCTGCATTAATTATGTTGTTTTCTGCAACAGTAACAACAATTAAACACCATAAAGCAAAAAGGCTTGATTGGCATATCATGTTCATCCTTTTTATTGGGATTGCTTTTGGAGGGATTTTAGGTGCTCTTCTCGCATTAACGGTTGAAGGTACTTGGATCAAATGGATTTTTATTGGTTATCTCTTTATCACTATTTTAGATTGTTATTTTCGCCCTGGTTTTATGGCTCCTACTTACCACACAAAAAAAGTGACTAAAGGAAGAGAAACAATTAATGGTGTAGTCATTGGTATTATTGCCGCTTTTTTAGGGGTTGGCGGAAGTGTAATGACAGTTCCTCTATTGCGTCGTAGAGGTACACCAATGGCACAATCTGCAGCAATGGCAAATGCCTTAACCTTACCTTTAGCACTCACTGCAACATTCACTTATATTGCACTTTCCTTTACATCTCCTTTAAATAGTGAATCTGGTTTTATTGGTTATATTTGGCTAAAGGCAGCCTTTATTCTGATATGTAGCACATGGATAGGTTTAAAGATTTCTGAGCGTTTTTTATCTCGTATTCCCGACAAATGGCATGCTAGAGTTTACCCCCTACTACTGAGCCTTGTCTTAATTGTTATGTTGTTTTAA